Proteins found in one Micropterus dolomieu isolate WLL.071019.BEF.003 ecotype Adirondacks linkage group LG12, ASM2129224v1, whole genome shotgun sequence genomic segment:
- the ninl gene encoding ninein-like protein, with the protein MEEAEHSRYVAQLKAEFDSCDTTATGFLDRDELTALCGKLQLDAHLPLLLDTLLGGRAYARVNFEEFKDGFVDVLSRSLDFSTSGDDSSYLEPVVPEEVKPKFVKGTKRYGRRSRPDSRPDAADSEDSPPSRTEATDSSPAGVRRAKLMRSTSLESVESLKSDEEAGSPKQSVQPDLQSKGPQQQQEEEEEEEQMGDAVGGGGARDHLQQLSTEELDELLRKLDPDPDGRVSIRDFKKALRGSAPVSCSTPVRSADLQRAPLRCQAVSEERSVRSTSPSLLMATVGQRVLSWLDEGSGCTSPERVVALWTEEGIRNSRDILQALDFPLEERVSLADLTLALDNELLVSGNGIHQAALMSYKSEIQHLQVVAEQACRERDKVKVDLDQADHRNLQLVREVDDRHASMETLNQSRISSPASPDQISRGLGGAGLIKPFQMLKSSSCVFMVMDELVEDANDGVESSPILLDTVLLEYSNMQYSNMQYSASGFGDETASLCCFLLARPFRYVAKMAVVEGETCPAFQPLRPSGSSQRCMLPYFSVNARCLRISDVERYSSKWRRSLKHAGKVSTFTRGFLLRVLRGAVEAGDRSTQVKYKYLRSVPCVSPCTAALCCVQEQYEKALSALQQRLEELETRLKGVRTVLQEKVQQLREQVAKNTKSSALLKDLYVENSQLMKALQVTERRQKSAEKKNFLLEEKVHALNRLLREIVPVALAT; encoded by the exons ATGGAGGAGGCGGAGCACAGCCGCTACGTCGCCCAGCTGAAGGCCGAGTTCGACAGCTGCGACACGACGGCCACGGGCTTCCTGGACCGAGACGAGCTGACGGCGCTCTGCGGGAAACTGCAGCTGGACGCTCACCTGCCGCTGCTGCTGGACACGCTGCTGGGAGGACGCGCCTACGCCAGG GTGAACTTTGAGGAGTTTAAAGACGGCTTCGTGGACGTCCTGTCCCGCTCGCTGGACTTCAGCACGTCAGGGGACGACAGCAGCTACCTGGAGCCAG TTGTTCCAGAGGAGGTGAAGCCGAAGTTCGTGAAGGGGACGAAGCGTTACGGACGGCGCTCCCGACCCGACAGCCGGCCCGATGCTGCTGACTCAGAGGACTCGCCGCCCTCCAGAACCGAGGCCACGGACTCGTCCCCTGCCGGCGTCCGCAGGGCCAAGCTGATGCGGTCCACGTCTCTGGAGAGCGTTGAG AGCCTGAAGTCTGACGAGGAGGCGGGAAGTCCGAAGCAGAGCGTGCAGCCGGACCTTCAGTCTAAAG gtcctcagcagcagcaggaggaggaggaggaagaggagcagatgGGCGATGCtgtcggaggaggaggagcgcgCGATCACCTGCAGCAGCTCAGCACAGAG GAGCTGGACGAGCTGCTCAGGAAGCTGGACCCGGACCCGGACGGCAGAGTCAGCATCAGGGACTTCAAGAAGGCTCTGCGTGGCTCCGCCCCCGTCTCCTGCTCCACCCCCGTACGGTCAGCTGACCTGCAGAGGGCGCCGCTCAGG TGCCAGGCTGTGTCCGAGGAGCGCTCGGTTCGCTCCACCTCGCCGTCCCTGCTGATGGCTACCGTGGGTCAGAGAGTCCTCAGCTGGCTGGACGAGGGCTCAGGATGCACCAGCCCCGAGCGGGTCGTTGCCCTCTGGACCGAGGAGGGCATCAGGAACAGCCGGGACATCCTGCAG GCTCTGGACTTCCCTCTGGAGGAGCGGGTTAGCCTGGCAGACCTGACTCTGGCCCTGGACAACGAGCTGCTGGTCAGCGGGAACGGCATCCACCAGGCGGCGCTCATGTCCTACAAGAGCGAGATCCAGCACCTGCA GGTGGTGGCGGAGCAGGCCTGCAGGGAGCGGGACAAGGTGAAGGTAGACCTGGACCAGGCTGATCACAGGAACCTGCAGCTGGTCAGAGAGGTGGACGACCGCCACGCCAGCATGGAGACCCTCAACCAGAGCCGGATCAG CTCGCCGGCGTCACCCGATCAGATCAGTCGCGGCCTGGGTGGAGCGGGGCTCATAAAACCTTTCCAGATGTTGAAGTCGTCGTCCTGCGTGTTTATGGTGATGGACGAGTTGGTAGAAGACGCTAACGACGGTGTAGAGTCCTCACCTATACTGCTAGATACT GTACTCCTCGAGTACTCCAACATGCAGTACTCCAACATGCAGTACTCTGC AAGTGGATTTGGAGATGAAACggcctctctctgctgcttcctgttGGCCCGCCCCTTCCGCTACGTAGCTAAAATGGCGGTGGTTGAGGGCGAGACGTGTCCAGCGTTTCAGCCGTTACGACCGTCCGGGTCCTCCCAGCGCTGCATGCTTCCGTACTTCAGTGTGAACGCACGATGCCTCAGAATA AGCGACGTCGAgcgttacagctcaaagtggcgccGCAGTCTTAAACACGCCGGGAAGGTGTCGACTTTTACTCGAGGCTTCCTGCTCAGAGTTCTTAGAGGTGCAGTAGAGGCAGGAGACAGAAGTACTCAGgtgaagtacaagtacctcagaaGTGTCCCGTGTGTGAGTCCATGTACTGCAGCGCTGTGTTGTGTTCAGGAGCAGTACGAGAAGGCGCTGTCGGCCCTGCAGCAGAggctggaggagctggagaccCGGCTGAAGGGGGTCCGGACGGTCCTGCAGGAGAAGGTCCAGCAGCTCCGAGAGCAG GTGGCGAAGAACACGAAGTCGAGCGCGCTGCTGAAGGACCTGTACGTGGAGAACTCCCAGCTGATGAAGGCTCTGCAGGTCACCGAGCGGCGCCAGAAGAGCGCCGAGAAGAAGAACTTCCTGTTGGAGGAGAAAGTCCACGCCCTCAACCGGCTGCTGAGAGAGATCGTCCCCGTGGCGCTCGCCACGTAG